One genomic window of Anguilla anguilla isolate fAngAng1 chromosome 13, fAngAng1.pri, whole genome shotgun sequence includes the following:
- the LOC118211174 gene encoding calglandulin-like — MATALTPEQITEYKGVFEMFDEEGNGDVKTAELERLMSLLGINPTKRELVQMAKDVDKDGKGTFNRERFLGLMALYHERAKNQDAELRAAFKVFDKEAKGYIDWDTLKYVLMNAGEPLNAEEAEQMMKEADKDGDGTIDYEEFVAMMTGDSFKMT; from the exons ATG GCAACCGCACTGACTCCAGAGCAGATTACTGAGTATAAGGGCGTGTTTGAGATGTTTGACGAGGAGGGGAATGGAGACGTGAAGACAGCCGAGCTGGAGAGGTTGATGAGCCTGTTGGGGATAAACCCCACCAAGAGAGAACTGGTTCAGATGGCGAAGGATGTGGACAAAGACG GCAAAGGAACCTTTAACCGTGAACGTTTCCTGGGTCTGATGGCTCTGTATCACGAGCGAGCGAAGAACCAGGATGCCGAACTGCGTGCAGCATTCAAGGTTTTCGACAAGGAGGCAAAAGGCTACATTGACTGGGACACCCTCAA GTATGTGCTGATGAACGCAGGGGAGCCCCTGAATGCCGAAGAGGCAGAGCAGATGATGAAAGAGGCCGATAAGGATGGAGACGGAACCATCGATTACGAAG AATTCGTGGCCATGATGACTGGAGACTCCTTCAAGATGACCTAA